GGATTGCTGCTGCACGGCTTCGCCGTCCTCATGACCTGGAAGATCATCACCTTGATGATCCTCGGTCTGGTGCTCGGCATCTTCGTCGGCGTGCTGCCGGGCCTCGGCGGACCCAACGGCGTGGCGATCCTGCTGCCGCTGACGTTCACGATGGACCCGACCTCGGCGATCGTGATGCTGTCGTGCATCTACTGGGGCGCGCTGTTCGGCGGCGCCATCACCTCGATCCTGTTCAACATCCCCGGTGAGGCCTGGTCGGTCGCGACCACCTTCGATGGTTATCCGATGGCGCAGCAGGGCAGGGCGGCGGAAGCACTGACCGCGGCGTTTACCTCGTCGTTCATCGGCTCGCTGGTCGCGGTGATGCTGATCACCTTCCTGGCGCCGATGATCTCGTCGTTCGCGCTGAAATTCGGGCCGCCCGAATTCTTCGCGGTGTATCTCCTGACCTTCTGCTCGTTCGTCGGGCTCGGCCGCGAGGCCAAGCACAAGACGGTCATTTCGATGTCGCTCGGCCTGCTGCTTGCCGGCATCGGCATGGACACCGTGTCCGGCCAGTTGCGCATGACCTTCGGCTCGGCGGAACTGCTGCGCGGCGTCAACTTCCTCGTCGCCGTTATCGGCCTGTTCGGCATCAGCGAGATCCTCTTGACCATGGAGGAGCGCCTGGCGCTGCGCGGCCATGCCGCCGGCATCTCGCTGCGCGTGGTGCTGTCGGTCTGGAAGGACCTGCCGAAATATTGGGTGACGCTGCTGCGCTCCTCCTTCATCGGTTGCTGGCTCGGCATTACCCCGGGCGGGGCAATCGCCGCGTCGTTCATGGGCTATAACCTCGCCAAGCGCTTCTCCAAGGACCAGGACAGTTTTGGCAAGGGCCGCATCGAGGGCGTGTTCGCGCCGGAAACCGCGGCGCACGCTTCCGGCACCGCGGCGCTGCTGCCGATGCTCGCGCTCGGCATCCCCGGCTCCGGTACTGCGGCAATCCTGCTCGGCGGATTGATGGTGTGGGGTCTCAACCCCGGGCCGTTGCTGTTCGTCGAGCACAAGGATTTCGTCTGGGGCCTGATCGCCTCGATGTATCTCGGCAATGTTGTCGGTCTCGTGCTGGTGCTGACGACGGTGCCGATCTTTGCCTCGATCCTGCGGGTGCCGTTCGCGGCGGTCGCCCCGATGATCGTCGTGTCCTGCGCGATCGGCGCCTACGCGATCCAGAACGCGATGTTCGACATCTGGCTGATGCTGGGGTTTGGCGTGGTCGGCTACGTCTTCAAGAAGATCGGCATTCCGCTCGCGCCATTCACGCTGGCGCTGGTGCTCGGCAACCGCGCCGAGGACGCGTTCCGCCTGTCGATGATCGGCTCCGGCGGCGACCTGAAAGTGTTCTGGTCCAACGGCCTGGTCGGCTCGATCACGACGCTGGCGATCGTGCTGCTGTTCTGGCCGGTCATTGACAAGGTGATCAGCGGCGCCGGAAAGCTCATGCGGCCGGCGCAGGCCTAGTTCGCAAGCCACACTCAAGGCGGTCGAGTAGAAGGGCTTTCGTCGGCGATACCTGGTCATGGCCAACTTTCGTGTCAGCGGCGCTTCCCATGGTGAAGCTCTGCTTCTGATGCATTGACAGCCCCCGCCCGGAGGGGGACAAGCCCGTCGAATAGTGGTATTCGAGCGGCTCGCGAAGCCAAGACAAGACCGGGAAGGACGCCTATGACCGTGCATACTGGCAGGCATTTTCTGCAGATTCCGGGACCGACCAACGTGCCGGACCGGGTTCTGCGCGCCATGGACATGCCGACCATGGACCACCGGGGTCCGGAATTCGCCGAGATCGGTCACGCCGTGCTGGCCGCCATGCAGCGGGTGTTTCGCACCAGGCAGCCGGTGATCATCTACCCGTCGTCCGGCACCGGTGCCTGGGAGGCTGCGCTCGTCAACACGCTGCAACCGGGTGACAAGGTTCTGATGGCGGAGACCGGTCAGTTTGCTGTGCTGTGGCGCGGTATCGCCGAGAAGTTCAAGCTCGACGTGGATTTCCTGCCCGGCGACTGGCGCCATGGCGCCGACCTCGAGCAGATCGAGGCGCGGCTATCGGCCGACAAGGCGCACAAGATCAAGGCCGTTTGCGTGGTTCACAACGAGACCTCGACCGGCTGCGTCACCCATCCGCAGGACGTCCGTAAAATTCTCGACCGCGTCAACCATCCCGCGCTGCTGATGGTCGACACCATCTCCGGTCTCGGATCGCTGGAATATGAGCATGATGCCTGGGGCATCGACGTGTCGGTCGCAGGTTCCCAGAAGGGCCTGATGTTGCCGCCGGGTCTCGGCTTCAACGCCATCTCGGAAAAGGCGCTGGCGGTTGCGAAAACGAACCCTGCCATGCGTTCCTATTGGGACTGGGAGGAAGTCATCGCGATCAACAAGGCGGGCACCTGGCCCTACACGCCCGCGACCAACCTGCTGTTCGGCTTACGCGAAGCGGTCAAGATGCTCGAGGAGGAAGGGCTGGAGAACGTCTTCGCCCGTCACAAGCGCCACAGCGCCGCGACGCGCGCGGCCGCCAAGGTGTGGGGCCTCGAAACGCAGTGCCAGGAGCAGGGCGCGCATTCGCCCGCGCTGACCGGCGTCGTCATGCCGGAAGGCCATGACGCCGATAATTTCCGCAAGGTCGTGCTGGAAAACTTCGATATGTCGCTCGGCACCGGCCTGAACAAGATCAAGGGCAAGGTGTTCCGGATCGGTCACATCGGGCACTTCAACGACCTGATGCTGATGGGCACGCTGTCGGGCGTCGAGATGGGCCTCGATCTCGCCAAGGTGCCGCATCGCGGCGGCGGCGTGCTGGCGGCGATGGAAGTGCTCAAGGGACGCGACGTCGTCGCGATGCCAAAGGCCGCCGTCGCCTGAATTGGTCTCGACCCAGCAACGAAAAGAACAGAAAGAACTGTGATGAACGCACCGGTAGCTGCCAGCGAAGACTTGCTCTATTCCGTCGAGGACGGCATAGCCCGGCTGACGTTCAACCGGCCGCAGGCGCGCAACGCGCTGACTTTTGCGATGTACGAGCGGATGGCGGCGATCTGCGAGGACGTCAACAAGGACCGCTCGATCAAGGTGATGATCCTGACCGGCACCGGTGACAAGGCGTTCGCATCGGGCACCGATATCTCGCAGTTCCGGGCTTTCAAGACCGCGGAAGACGCGCTCGAATATGAAGAGCGGATCGATCGCGTATTGGGGACCTTGGAGAAGGTCAGGGTGCCGACGATTGCGGCGATCGCCGGTGCCTGCACCGGCGGCGGCGCGGGAATTGCCGCCTGCTGCGATATCAGGATCGGTACGGCGGCGACGCGGATGGGCTTTCCGATCGCGCGCACGCTCGGCAATTGCCTGTCGATGTCAAATATCAGCCGGGTTGTTGCGCTGGTCGGACCGGCACGGACCAAGGATCTGATCTTTACGGCGCGGCTGATCGAGGCGCCCGAGGCGCTGTCGCTCGGTCTGCTCAACGAGGTGGTGCCCGACGTTCCGACGCTGCAACGCCGAGCCGACGAAACCGCCAAGCTTGTTGCCGGCCATGCGCCGATCACGATGGAAACCGCCAAGGAAGCAGTGCTCCGCCTCCGTCGTACCCTGTCGCGCGAGGAGGGCCGGGACCTGATACTGCGCGCCTATATGAGCGAGGATTTCCGCGAGGGAATGGACGCGTTCCTCAACAAGCGCACGCCGAACTGGAAGGGCAAGTAGTCGAGCGGGGCAACACAAGCGGTCAGATCGGGTCTTGCTTCTCACTATGGCCTGGCAGCCTTTCTTGCCAATTCCATACCCAGATCGAGCGCCGCGATACCTATTCTGTCTGACGGGCTCGTGAGGCAGCGGTGATCCATCCACGCGATGATCGCGTCGAAGTCACCGCCGCCAACCATGTCGCGTTCACCGCTGATGTTCAGTCCGCTGATAAATCCCACCAGCCAGGATTCAAAGCTTCCTTTGACGACCGCATTCTTTTTGCGGTTGGTCCACGCCGTGCAGGTTTGAGAGCCTGCGCCGATGATTGAGGAACCAGCGTCCGCGGCGGTGGCAAGACAAGCCAGAAGCAAACCAATCGCGAACGCTTTCATGTTTTTTCGCCAGCCGTCATTCGTCGGATCGCAGCGCAGCTAGTGCAATAGGACGGCTACTTTTTGAGACAAAGACCGATGGCCGGACCGGTGCCGCACTTGGCGCCATCGGGTGCACCGCCGGACGGACAGAACACCGACACCAGGTTTTCATTTGCATCGCAGCTGACCTCGCCGTTGGCCTGAACCGACCTGATGGAAACGCCAGCAGGTCCCGGATCGCCTTTCGCGCCGGGCGCACCCTGCGGTCCCTGTGGCCCTTGGGGACCCTGTTGGCCTTGAGCGCCCGGCACGCCTTGCACGCCCTGCGCACCTTGCGGCCCGGCTGGTCCCTGTGGGCCGGTTTCCCCTTTCGGTCCCGGATCCCGTCCACAACCCGCGACGATCAGCGCCGCGCCCATGAGGACCGCCACTAAAATCCTTCTCATTCAGTTTCTCCTCCTGATTTTCCTTGTAGCGTTCATTAAATGAGCCCACTCACAGCCATGCAACGGAAAAGCGGCGAGATTGAACCGGCTGTACATAACCACGGGCCTTGCTGGAAAGATTTGTGCCTCATGCGAAAGTCATAGGCGGCAAATTGCCCCTGCAGCTTGAACTCTCGTCGGTTCGCTCGCAAAATGCAGCACCAAGCCAATCTGATTTTTACAAAGCCTTGCAAATACATAGGGAAGAAACCTCGTGGGACAGATGCTGAAAGCCGCGGCCGCCTTGACGGCCATGATCGCAAGCACCCCGGCGCTTGCCGCCTGGGAGCCGACCAAGCCGGTCGAAATCGTGGTCGCAGCCGGCGCGGGCGGTGCGTCCGACCAGATGGCGCGGATGATGCAGGCGGCCATTCAGAAGAACAATCTGATGAAGCAGCCGATGGTTGTATCGCTCAAGGGCGGGGCATCGGGCGCCGAGGCGCTGATGTACATGAAGTCCAGCGACGGAGATCCCAACAAGGTCCTGATCGCCTATTCGCTGATTTACATGCTGCCGCTGTCGGCCAAGATCCCCTTCAACTGGCGTGACCTGACGCCGGTGTCTGTCGTCGCGATGGACCAGTTCGTGTTGTGGGATAACGCCGAGGGCCCCAAGACGGTGAAGGACTTCATCGCCGCCGCCAAGGCCGCGAGTTCGCCGTTCAAGATGGGCGGCACCGGCTCCAAGCGTGAGGATCACGTGCTGACCGTGTTCATGGAGCAGAAGACCGGCGCGAAATTCTCCTATCTGCCGTACAAGTCGGGCGGCGAGGCCGCGACGCAGCTCGTCGGCAAGCACACCGAGGCCAACGTCAACAATCCATCCGAAAATCTCGAGGTCTGGCGCGCCGGCCAGGTGCGCGCGCTCTGCGTGTTCGACAAGGAGAGAATTTCCTACACCACCAAGGTGACGGAAACGCAGTCCTGGAACGACATCCCGACCTGCAAGGAAGAAGGTCTCGACGTGCAGTATCTGATGCTGCGCGCGATGTTCCTGCCCGGCAAGGTGACGCCGGAACAACAGGCGTTCTACGTCGACCTGTTCCAGAAAGTGACGCAGACGGCGGAGTACAAGGACTATATGGAGAAGCAGGCGCTCAAGCCGATCTTCCTTACCGGCAAGGACATGCTGAAATTCCTCGAAGAGGACGACAAGCTCAACGCCTCGCTGATGATCGAAGCGGGCTTCGTCGCGAAATAGGCCGAACGTTATTTGTCGGCAGGACCGTATCCTGCGATCCTGCCGAGAACGTTTTCGATCTCCGCCTTCGGCAGCAGTCGCGGCGTCCCAATCTGCAGGCAGCCGTGATATTGCCGGGCCAGCGTTTCGACTTCGACGGCAAGCCACATCGCTTTCGAAAGCGATGCGCCGACCGCAATCATGCCATGGTGTTCCAGCAGGCACGCCAGCCGGCCTTCGAGCGCGCGCACGGCGTGCTCCGAAAGCTCCTGCGTGCCGAAGGTCGCGTACGGCGCGACACGGATGGTGTCGCCGCCGGCACACGCGATCATGTAATGGATCGGCGGAATTTCGAGGCCCATGATGGCGAGGATCGTCGAATAGGGCGGGTGGGCATGAACCACCGCATTGATTTCGGGCCGGGCCTTGAGGATGTCGAGGTGAAACCGCCACTCGCTCGACGGTTGCTGGGCGGCATTGTGCGAGCCGTCCATGCGCATGAACACGATCTGCTCGGGCTGCATCGCTTCGTAAGGCGTGCTGGTCGGCGTGATCAGCAGTCCCTCGCCATGGCGCAGGCTGATATTTCCAGATGTCCCCTGGTTGATGCCGAGCGCATTCATGCTGCGGCAGGCATCGATGATCGATTGGCGCTTTTCCCGGTCCTTCGTGTTCCGCATTTGGAGACCCCTTGCAACCGCGCGACAATGCTTGATTATTGCGCCGCAGTATAGTCGAACATCTTGCGTGAAATCCTGACTGGGAGAAGTCATGACGCGTGCCGTGCTTGGCATCATCGGCGGATCCGGCATCTACGACCTGCCGGGGCTGGAGGACGTCCGCGAGGAGACCATCGAGAGCCCTTGGGGCGAGCCGTCCGCAGCCCTGTCGCGCGGCGTCATCGGAGGCTTGCCGATCGTGTTCCTGCCGCGCCACGGCAAGGGCCATGTACTCTCGCCTTCCGACATCAACTACCGCGCCAATATCGACGTGCTGAAGCGGGCCGGAGTCACCGACCTGGTTTCGCTGTCGGCCTGCGGTTCGTTCCGGGAGGAACTGCCGCCTGGAACCTTCGTGCTGGTCGATCAGTTCGTCGACCGCACCTATCGGCGCGAAAGCTCGTTCTTTGGCAAGGGCTGCGTCGCCCACGTCTCGATGGCGCATCCGGTATCGCCGCGCCTGCACGTGCATCTGGCGGCGGCCGCCAAGGCCGAGGGCATCGCGGCGGTGCAGGGCGGCACTTATGTGTGCATGGAAGGTCCGCAGTTCTCCAGCCTCGCCGAGAGCCTGACCTACAAGGCGCAGGGTTATTCGGTGATCGGCATGACCAATATGCCCGAGGCCAAACTCGCCCGCGAGGCCGAGATCTGTTACGCCAGCGTGGCCATGGTCACCGATTTCGATTGCTGGCATCCCGATCACGACGCGGTCACCGTGCAGGACATCATTCGCGTGCTGAACTCGAATGCCGGCAAGGCCAAGGCGCTCGTCGCACGCCTCGCCAGGGATTTTCCGCGCGAGCATGAGCCTTGTCCCGTTGGATCGGACAAGGCGCTCGACACCGCCTTGATCACGGCGCCGGAAGCGCGCGATCTCAAGTTGCTCGCCAAGCTCGATGCGGTGGCGGGGAGGGTACTTCGGTCGTGAGGATGTCTTCCAGCGGGCGCGCGACGCGAAGGGCGTAGAACATGAAGGTCGACGGCCGGCATTTTCGCAGCATCTGGCTCGAGGAGGACGGCCGGACGGTCGGCGCGATCGATCAGCGGCGGTTGCCGCATGAATTCGTGGTGGCGCGTATCGCAAGCGCTGCTGATGCGACCGAAGCGATCCGCTCCATGCTGGTGCGCGGCGCGCCGCTGATCGGCGCGACCGCGGCTTTTGGTGTGGCGCTTGCCATGCGTGCCGATGCTTCCGATGCGGCGCTCGATCGCGCCTATGCCATGCTGCTGGCGGCGCGGCCGACGGCGATCAACCTGAAATGGGCGCTCGACGAGATGGCGCGCATCCTCCGGCCGTTGTCGGCATCGGATCGGGTCGCGGCAGCTTACCGGCGCGCGGGCGAAATCGCCGAGGAGGACGTCGCGATCAACCAGGGGATCGGCCGGCATGGCCTGGCGCTGATCGAGCAGATCGCAGCGAGGAAGCGGCCCGGCGAGCCGGTCAACGTCCTGACCCATTGCAACGCCGGCTGGCTTGCCACGGTAGACTGGGGCACCGCGACGGCGCCGATCTACCTCGCGCATGATCGCGGCCTGAAGGTTCATGTCTGGGTCGACGAGACCCGGCCGCGCAATCAGGGCGCTTCGCTCACGGCGTGGGAACTCGGCCACCACGGCGTGCCGCACACGGTGATCCCTGACAACACCGGCGGCCATCTGATGCAGCACCGCATGGTCGATCTCGCGATCGTCGGCACCGACCGGGTGGCCGCCAATGGCGACGTCTGCAACAAGATCGGCACCTACCTGAAGGCGCTCGCCGCACACGATAATGGCGTGCCGTTCTATGTTGCACTCCCGTCGCCGACCATCGACTTTAGTATCGATGACGGCATCAGGCAGATTCCGATCGAGCAGCGCAGCGCCGACGAAGTGGCGACCATGACCGGCCGCACCACCGATGGGCGCGTCGAGACCGTGCGCGTGGTCCCCGACGGCTCGCCAGTGGCCAACTACGCCTTCGACGTCACGCCGGCACGGCTGGTGACGGGATTGATCACCGAACGCGGCCTGCTTCGTCCCGAGCGTGCTGCACTTGCGAGCGCATTCCCGGAGCGCAGCGCGGGACATTGACGCCGGCGACGTCGGCACGTATCCCCGTTCAGGTCTGTCGTATCGGGGTTCACCGTCTCCATGTCCAATACCGACATCGAAATCGTCGTTGAAGATCCGACTGCGCCCGAGGCCGATTCGCCTGCAGTAACCAGCGTTCGCGCGGTCGACGTGATAGTCTCCCTGCTGTTGCTCGCGCTCGCGGTGACGCTCGGATACGACAACTGGCGTACCGGCGCGGGCTGGGAATCGACCGGCCCGCAGGCCGGCTATTTTCCGTTCTATCTCTCGGTCATCCTCGCCGGCGCCAGCCTTTATGGCCTCGTCGCGGCGTTCCTGTCGCGCAAGAAGGCTACCGAGGTCTTCGTGACGCGGGCGCAGCTTCGCCGCGTGATGGCGGTATTCGTGCCGACGCTGCTGTTCTGCCTCGCCATGCAGTTCCTCGGGCTCTATGTCGCAAGCTTCGTGCTGATTGCGGGTTTCATGCGAGTGGTCGGCAAGATCGCGTGGTGGAAGTCGTTGCTCACCGCCTTCGTGTTCACCGCCGTGATGTTCGTGACCTTCGACATCGCCTTCGACGTCATCATGCCAAAGGGTCCGCTCGAAGCGGCCCTCGGCCGCTAGCGGACCTGGTATGACTCGTTCCGTCATTGCGAGGAGCCAACGGGTCCGGCCTTCGGCCGGCCCGATGATAAACTCCGCGACGAAGCAATCCATTCTTGCTTTGCTGCACCATGGATTGCTTCG
This portion of the Bradyrhizobium sp. AZCC 2262 genome encodes:
- a CDS encoding tripartite tricarboxylate transporter permease, translated to MEAFGLLLHGFAVLMTWKIITLMILGLVLGIFVGVLPGLGGPNGVAILLPLTFTMDPTSAIVMLSCIYWGALFGGAITSILFNIPGEAWSVATTFDGYPMAQQGRAAEALTAAFTSSFIGSLVAVMLITFLAPMISSFALKFGPPEFFAVYLLTFCSFVGLGREAKHKTVISMSLGLLLAGIGMDTVSGQLRMTFGSAELLRGVNFLVAVIGLFGISEILLTMEERLALRGHAAGISLRVVLSVWKDLPKYWVTLLRSSFIGCWLGITPGGAIAASFMGYNLAKRFSKDQDSFGKGRIEGVFAPETAAHASGTAALLPMLALGIPGSGTAAILLGGLMVWGLNPGPLLFVEHKDFVWGLIASMYLGNVVGLVLVLTTVPIFASILRVPFAAVAPMIVVSCAIGAYAIQNAMFDIWLMLGFGVVGYVFKKIGIPLAPFTLALVLGNRAEDAFRLSMIGSGGDLKVFWSNGLVGSITTLAIVLLFWPVIDKVISGAGKLMRPAQA
- a CDS encoding pyridoxal-phosphate-dependent aminotransferase family protein, which produces MTVHTGRHFLQIPGPTNVPDRVLRAMDMPTMDHRGPEFAEIGHAVLAAMQRVFRTRQPVIIYPSSGTGAWEAALVNTLQPGDKVLMAETGQFAVLWRGIAEKFKLDVDFLPGDWRHGADLEQIEARLSADKAHKIKAVCVVHNETSTGCVTHPQDVRKILDRVNHPALLMVDTISGLGSLEYEHDAWGIDVSVAGSQKGLMLPPGLGFNAISEKALAVAKTNPAMRSYWDWEEVIAINKAGTWPYTPATNLLFGLREAVKMLEEEGLENVFARHKRHSAATRAAAKVWGLETQCQEQGAHSPALTGVVMPEGHDADNFRKVVLENFDMSLGTGLNKIKGKVFRIGHIGHFNDLMLMGTLSGVEMGLDLAKVPHRGGGVLAAMEVLKGRDVVAMPKAAVA
- a CDS encoding enoyl-CoA hydratase/isomerase family protein, which produces MNAPVAASEDLLYSVEDGIARLTFNRPQARNALTFAMYERMAAICEDVNKDRSIKVMILTGTGDKAFASGTDISQFRAFKTAEDALEYEERIDRVLGTLEKVRVPTIAAIAGACTGGGAGIAACCDIRIGTAATRMGFPIARTLGNCLSMSNISRVVALVGPARTKDLIFTARLIEAPEALSLGLLNEVVPDVPTLQRRADETAKLVAGHAPITMETAKEAVLRLRRTLSREEGRDLILRAYMSEDFREGMDAFLNKRTPNWKGK
- a CDS encoding Bug family tripartite tricarboxylate transporter substrate binding protein; its protein translation is MLKAAAALTAMIASTPALAAWEPTKPVEIVVAAGAGGASDQMARMMQAAIQKNNLMKQPMVVSLKGGASGAEALMYMKSSDGDPNKVLIAYSLIYMLPLSAKIPFNWRDLTPVSVVAMDQFVLWDNAEGPKTVKDFIAAAKAASSPFKMGGTGSKREDHVLTVFMEQKTGAKFSYLPYKSGGEAATQLVGKHTEANVNNPSENLEVWRAGQVRALCVFDKERISYTTKVTETQSWNDIPTCKEEGLDVQYLMLRAMFLPGKVTPEQQAFYVDLFQKVTQTAEYKDYMEKQALKPIFLTGKDMLKFLEEDDKLNASLMIEAGFVAK
- a CDS encoding class II aldolase/adducin family protein, whose product is MRNTKDREKRQSIIDACRSMNALGINQGTSGNISLRHGEGLLITPTSTPYEAMQPEQIVFMRMDGSHNAAQQPSSEWRFHLDILKARPEINAVVHAHPPYSTILAIMGLEIPPIHYMIACAGGDTIRVAPYATFGTQELSEHAVRALEGRLACLLEHHGMIAVGASLSKAMWLAVEVETLARQYHGCLQIGTPRLLPKAEIENVLGRIAGYGPADK
- a CDS encoding S-methyl-5'-thioadenosine phosphorylase encodes the protein MTRAVLGIIGGSGIYDLPGLEDVREETIESPWGEPSAALSRGVIGGLPIVFLPRHGKGHVLSPSDINYRANIDVLKRAGVTDLVSLSACGSFREELPPGTFVLVDQFVDRTYRRESSFFGKGCVAHVSMAHPVSPRLHVHLAAAAKAEGIAAVQGGTYVCMEGPQFSSLAESLTYKAQGYSVIGMTNMPEAKLAREAEICYASVAMVTDFDCWHPDHDAVTVQDIIRVLNSNAGKAKALVARLARDFPREHEPCPVGSDKALDTALITAPEARDLKLLAKLDAVAGRVLRS
- the mtnA gene encoding S-methyl-5-thioribose-1-phosphate isomerase, encoding MKVDGRHFRSIWLEEDGRTVGAIDQRRLPHEFVVARIASAADATEAIRSMLVRGAPLIGATAAFGVALAMRADASDAALDRAYAMLLAARPTAINLKWALDEMARILRPLSASDRVAAAYRRAGEIAEEDVAINQGIGRHGLALIEQIAARKRPGEPVNVLTHCNAGWLATVDWGTATAPIYLAHDRGLKVHVWVDETRPRNQGASLTAWELGHHGVPHTVIPDNTGGHLMQHRMVDLAIVGTDRVAANGDVCNKIGTYLKALAAHDNGVPFYVALPSPTIDFSIDDGIRQIPIEQRSADEVATMTGRTTDGRVETVRVVPDGSPVANYAFDVTPARLVTGLITERGLLRPERAALASAFPERSAGH
- a CDS encoding tripartite tricarboxylate transporter TctB family protein, yielding MSNTDIEIVVEDPTAPEADSPAVTSVRAVDVIVSLLLLALAVTLGYDNWRTGAGWESTGPQAGYFPFYLSVILAGASLYGLVAAFLSRKKATEVFVTRAQLRRVMAVFVPTLLFCLAMQFLGLYVASFVLIAGFMRVVGKIAWWKSLLTAFVFTAVMFVTFDIAFDVIMPKGPLEAALGR